GCGTCGCGGATGAGTCTCGGCGATCCGAAGACTTCAGTGGGTCTCGAACTCGGCGTGATTTCGGCGTGCGTGCTGGGCGGCGTCTCGCTGACGGGCGGTGTTGCGACGATTTCAGGTGTGCTGGTCGGCGTGCTCATCATGGGTTCCGTGCAGGACGCGATGAGCCTGCTCAATGTGCCGACGTTTTATCAGTATCTGATTCGCGGTGGCATCCTGTTGCTGGCTGTGCTGTTCGATCAGTTCCGGCGGAGTAAGCGGAAGGTTTGAGGTTTCGTTCTGTTGCGCTGACCGCGTTGGGACTGACCGGTCAGCGCAACATAAACGACATCGCCGACAGACAATTCAGCGTGCGCACGGCATGCTCGACGGATCGCGTCGTGAATCGCAGCGTGACGCTATCCACTCGCTCCAAAGAAGGCATTTGCGCGAACAGATCAGCAAGCGCAGTAGTTTGCACGCGCAGTTCGATATCGACAGGCTGAGGCGCGACGCGTTGTGCGACGGCCAGCCCTTCAAATCTGGCCACAACATCGCGCGCCGCTTCACGAATCGCAGCACACGCACGTTCCGGCGTCTGCGTCACGCCACTTCCATAACCCGTCGCCTGCTTCGTGACGACGAACGTCGCATCGGGAAACTGCGGCTTCGTTTCTTCCGCGAACACATCGTCGCCGGATAGCAGTGTGATTCGCGCGCCATACTCACGCGCCAACGCGCCATACAAACCCGCCTCTCCCACATCGCGCCCGTTCATCGTCACGCGCGTGAACGCGAAGCTGTTGATCGTATGCGCAAGAATGCCCTGCGATTGCGCCATCGCGTGATAGCCGATCATGAACACAAGTTGCGGCGCGTATTCGAGCCCAGCCATCATGCCGAGTGTGCGCGGCTTGCCCAAGATCACGTTAGCGCGCGCATCGAGCATGTCGGGCAGCAGATTGCGAAAGCCGCCGTGCGAGTCGTTGACCCACACGTCCGTGGCGCCGCCCGCGAACGCGCCTTCGATTGCCGCGTTCGCTTCGAGCGTCATCCATCGACGCGCGCGTTCATACTCGCCGTTGCCCGCGCGCGTCTGCTCGGGATTCACGACACCCGCGACGCCTTCGATATCCACAGAAATCAGTACTTTCATGGCGTGCGCCGTTTCAACAGTTGTTCGAGATCGGGTACGGCGTCGTGCAGCGAAAGACGCGTGTGCGCGTCGCGGCCAACGACCGTAGTAGCGGACCACAACCCATCGACGATCGCCTGTTCGACGCTATCCGCGCATGCCTGAAACAGCGGATCGAGACGCGCGTCGTTGAGCAGTGGCGGCGTGGCGACGAAGTCGCTGTCATGCGGCACTGTCCACGCCGTAGAAAACGCGAGCGCGATGTCGCCGCTGCCATGGCCATACACCGAGCCTGTGCGCGCAAGACCTGCGGCAGCGCGCATCGACAGACGCTTGAGTTGACGCGCATCGAGCGGCGCATCGGTGGCGACGATCATGATGATCGAGCCTTGTTCCGGCTTCGCTTTCGCCGCGTCGCGTCGTTGCGCGAGTTCGCGTCCGAGTGGCACGCCGTCGATGGTCAGCATCGGCAGACGCCCGAAGTTTGCGAGCACGAGCGCGCCGACCGTGAACGCCTCGCCCGCCACGTTCACGACGCGCGATGCCGAACCGATCCCGCCTTTCAGATCGAAGCTCGACATCCCGCGACCCGCGCCGACCGACCCGCGTTCGAAAGTCGAAGCGGCCGCATCGAACGCTTGCTGGTAATGCGAAGGCTCAACGGCAAGCGCCTGAATATCGTTCAGGTAACCATCATTGCATTCGAACACGAGTGGATTCACGGTCGACCACTCGCGCCCGATCTGCGGATTGCTCGCGATCGCCGCACGAATCTGCGCCTGCGCAACAGCCGCGACGCCGAACGTATTGGTCAGCGCAATCGGCGTTTCGAGCACGCCGAGTTCTTCCACTTGCACGAGTCCGATGCTTTTGCCGAACCCGTTGATCACGCTCGCCGCAGCAGGCACCTTCTGACGATAAGGATCATGAAAGTGCGGACGTATCACCGTGACGCCCGTTTGCACCGCGCCGCTATCGAGCGTGCAGTGCCCGACAGTCACGCCGCCAACATCCGCAATCGTGCCCAAATCGCCCGCAGGCAACACGCCGACATGCGGCATCGACACAACGCTCATGGCCGGTCCAGCTTCGGATCGAGCGCGTCGCGCAAACCATCGCCGAGCAGATTGAACGCGAGCACCGTCAGGAAGATCGCGAGACTCGGAAAGAGCGCGATATGCGGCGCCGTCACCATGTCGGCGCGCGCTTCGTTGAGCATCGCGCCCCACTCGGGCGTCGGCGGCTGCGCGCCGAGTCCGAGGAACGACAGGCTCGCGGCCGTGATGATCGACGTGCCGATGCGCATCGTCAGATACACAATGACCGACGAAATCGTGCCC
This genomic interval from Paraburkholderia sabiae contains the following:
- a CDS encoding M55 family metallopeptidase, yielding MKVLISVDIEGVAGVVNPEQTRAGNGEYERARRWMTLEANAAIEGAFAGGATDVWVNDSHGGFRNLLPDMLDARANVILGKPRTLGMMAGLEYAPQLVFMIGYHAMAQSQGILAHTINSFAFTRVTMNGRDVGEAGLYGALAREYGARITLLSGDDVFAEETKPQFPDATFVVTKQATGYGSGVTQTPERACAAIREAARDVVARFEGLAVAQRVAPQPVDIELRVQTTALADLFAQMPSLERVDSVTLRFTTRSVEHAVRTLNCLSAMSFMLR
- a CDS encoding DmpA family aminopeptidase — translated: MSVVSMPHVGVLPAGDLGTIADVGGVTVGHCTLDSGAVQTGVTVIRPHFHDPYRQKVPAAASVINGFGKSIGLVQVEELGVLETPIALTNTFGVAAVAQAQIRAAIASNPQIGREWSTVNPLVFECNDGYLNDIQALAVEPSHYQQAFDAAASTFERGSVGAGRGMSSFDLKGGIGSASRVVNVAGEAFTVGALVLANFGRLPMLTIDGVPLGRELAQRRDAAKAKPEQGSIIMIVATDAPLDARQLKRLSMRAAAGLARTGSVYGHGSGDIALAFSTAWTVPHDSDFVATPPLLNDARLDPLFQACADSVEQAIVDGLWSATTVVGRDAHTRLSLHDAVPDLEQLLKRRTP